CAACGTTTTCCGGATTACTGCTGCAACCGCTCGTTTGGTGGACAGACTTCTTCTCTTACGCCGCCGGCAACGCAACCCATATCGACACCCTGCGCGCACTCTCCGCCATGCAGGCCAGCGGCCCGAACCCCATGCCCCCCGCGAGCCTTCGGGCTTACCTGGAGCGCCTGCAGAAGGAAGGCCTGTGGATAGATGCCTATATCACCTGGCTCAACAGCCTGCGCAAGGATCAGTTGAACGCCATCGGCAATCTGTTCAACGGTGACTTTGAAACAGAAATCAGCAACAAAGGCTTCGACTGGATTATCACGCCAAGTAGCCAGGCCGTCGTCGAGACCGCATCCACCCACGGAGCCAACGGCAGCAAGGCGCTGCGTGTCCTGTTCCGGGGCCCGCGCATCCAGTTCCAGAACCTCCGGCAGCATCTCATGCTCGACCCTGGAAATTACCTGTTGCGCGGGCGCGTGCGCCCGGACCATCTGGAGGCAACCAAAGGCGTCCGCTGGTCGATCTACTGTCATGGCCAGGCAACCCCGCTGGCGAGCAGCGAGACTTTTCGCGGCAGTGATCACTGGACGCATTTCTCTGTTCTTGTCGAAATTCCACGGCAGGACTGTGCCGTTCAGACAATTCGCCTCGAACTGGCCGGTCGGTCAGCACTCGATTTCGAGGCCAAGGGTGCCATCTGGTTCGATGACCTGTCGTTGACCCGGCAGCGCCTTGACTGAAATGGCCGAAGCATGCTCCAATCCTCATTGCAAAAAATATTTTCTCAATCGACAAGCAGTTAAACGACTTCCCGAGTAAAAGCAATGAACAGTTTCAAGAAATTCTCATCTGCCCTCACCTTGTCTTGCCTTTGCATTGGTTTTGCCTACGCGCAAGATCCTGCCAATGTCGCCAAAGTGACTGAGGCGAATGGCAAGGTTCTGGTCAACAAGGGAAATGGCCTGGTTTCAACCAAGGCAGGCACTCTGCTCGTCGACGGCGACCGCATCGTCACACTGGACAAGTCCAATGCAAGAGTCATCTTCTCTGACGGATACGAGCTTGTCCTCGAAGAAAACAAAATTCTCGTCATCGACATGAAGCTTGGATCCAAGTCTGCCGTGCTGGCCAGCGAACCAGCGGCTGGCGCCGTGGCGGCCGGTGGTTCTCTGCCAGAGGGCCTGTGGATTGTCGGCATTATCGGTGCCGGCGGCGCACTCTTGGCAGGCGCGAACAGCAACAACAACAATTCGGACAATCGGCCGATCAGCGGCCAATGATTCACTGACCCAACGCAGTGCATGCATCTGCCCGCCCTGCTTCCAGCGAAGCAGGGCTTTCTTTTTCCGGTGTCGCTCTTCTCGCCGCGCTGCTGGCATTTGCTCCCCTGATCAAGGGCGGCAACCGCCCACTGCCGCTGATCATCCTCGAATCGGCGGCTGTCGTCCTGTTGTGCCTGCTGCTGACCCGGCCACATTTCGGCAATCAGCTCCCCCGTACCCTGTTGGCAGCACTTACGGTGCTCGTGGCACTGCCGCTCATCCAGTTGATCCCGATTCCCATGTCGCTCTGGGAATACCTTCCCGGAAGACGGTATTACGCCGAGGCCATGTCTGGCGTGGGCGTAACGCAGGATTTCCGGGTGGCTTCACTCTTGCGGAATGTGACGGAGGCCGCATGGCTGACGCTACTGGTCCCGATCGCCGTCTTTCTCGCCACGCTCGCCACGGACCAACAACGCCTCAAGTATTTGGTCAATTTGTTCATCGGCCTGGCCCTGCTCCAGGCGATCATTGGCCTCGCCCAGTTCGGTACCGGGTCGCTATCCGTACTCTGGCCGGAACCCGGCGCCCGGTTCGCCAGTGTCAGCGCCAATGGGACCTATGCAAACTCCAACCACCTCGCCGGCCTGCTTGAAATGGCCTTGCCGGTGGTATTGGGGCTGCTCATCGCACATCTCCAGTTGGGTGGCGGCAAAAAATTCCACCCTATCCAGCAATCAAGCATCCGGCAACGCATCTCCCGCCTGTTCAGCAGCGGGATCCGCTTCAATCTGGTTGCGCTCTACGCTGCTGCCGGCCTGGGGATTCTTCTTGGTATTGTTTTCAGCCGCTCACGCACCGGCATTGCGCTGGCCATGCTGGGGATTCTCCTGAGTTCTCTGGTCTTTGGCAGCCGTGTTGGCGGCAAGCGTTCCAGCCGGATAATCACTGTCTTCATGGTCATCGGCAGTGCACTGGTACTGGAAATTGGCCTTGCTCCCGTTCTTGCACGCTTCGCCAGCCAAGGTGCGTCCGACCCCTACCGCTGGTCCGTTTACACCAGCACTCTTCAGGGTATCCGGGAATTCTTCCCGCTGGGAAGCGGTTTTGGCACCTACCCAACGGTCTTTCGCCGCTTCCAGCCCGGTGACGTCCCCGAGTTCGTCAACCATGCCCACAACGACTATCTCGAGTGGCTATTCGAAGGCGGGCTCCCCGCAGCGCTGTTGATGCTCGTATTTCTGGCACTCTACCTCCTGCGCTGGCGCCAAATCTGGCCCCGGGAGGACTACTGGTTGCCCTACGATTTCAAGCGGATATCAGCCGGCATCGCCCTTCTGTTGATGGGACTACACGGATTGATCGACTTCAATCTGCATATCCCGGCCAATGCAGTCTTCTTTGCCTTCCTCGCCGGTGTTTTTTTCCACCCGGAAGCACCAGCGCGGCAAGTCCCTGGCACCCCGCCCAAGAAAGTACCGGTCATTGCCAGGCCCGAGCCCCCGCCGGTCACGGTCGCCAAACCGCAGCCAGCAAACGATCAGGTTCACAATCCCTTCGCCGACTAGCGCCGGCGCGCCCGAACCAGTCTAGCCGCTCGAATCCTGCGCTTTAGCTGAAGAAACAAGCGAGCCGAGCGCTTTCAAGACCACCGCGGGGCGCGCCAGCAACACCATATAGCCCAGCAGCAGCGCGACAAAGACGCCAAACATGGCGGCCTCCGGCACACCATGCGCTTGGGCACTGGTGGCCAGCAACGAAAACGTCACCGAGGCAGCAGCCTTCAGCCAGACCACCTGACTGACGGAAAGCCCGCCGTCAAGCAAGACGTAATGCAAGTGCTGCCGGTCCGCATAGAACGGGCTCTTGTGCTGCGTCATGCGCAGGAACATCACCGCCCCCATGTCGAGCAAAGGTACGGCGATAATCCAGACCGCAGTAATCGGTCTCAGCGGCGAAGCGTTCATGCCCCCCGCCAGCCTGATCGAATACCAGGCCAGAAGCAGTCCGAGCAGCAGCCCACCGGTATCGCCCATAAAGACCAGAGCACGTTTGCGCCAGGGTGAGCGCAAATTGAAGATCAGAAAACCTGCGACCGCGCCCGCCAGGATCATCAGTTCCATTACCAGGCGCGTATTGCCTGCAACCAGCGCAACGGTAAGGAACACCAGCAGGGAAATCAGCACCTGCGTCCCGGCCAGTCCATCGACCCCGTCGATCATGTTGATCGCGTTCATCAGACCGATGATGGCGATGACGGTGACAAGATAAGACCACTTGCCCAACACCACGTCGCCAATCGCAAACATGTCCCCCAGGTGCATCACATGCACCTCGGTGCCGGAAACGACTAGCAGTCCAGCGATCAACTGGGCAAAAAATTTCGAACGGTGACCGATCTCGCGTGCATCATCTGCCACACCGATAGCCATCGTAATGACCAACGCAAACATCAGGCTGCCGCTCTGTCCCGGGAGCAAACCGGCCAGCCACTGCGTCAGGGCCAGGGACAGGAAGATCGCAACTCCCCCGACCAACGGGGTTGGCACCGCATGATTCTTGCGGCCCGCCGGGTGATCGACCAGATCAAACCGCCGCGCCGGCGCGATCAGCGCCACAACGAAAAACGCCGATAGTGCCGAGGACAACAAAACCCACCACAACGGGGAGAAGGAAGTCATGCCGATTTCCACCCAATCTTGTACCAATGATCCAGCATGGATATCTGGCGGACCTCAGTACAAGACCCCCCATTTTTTGGCGTTATATTCAATGAGCATTATGGCACCGAAACGGTCCACCGGAGCAGGCGCCGGCGTGGCAGAAACCACTCCGGAAAGCGCAAACCAAATAGCGCCCCTCACTCCCCCCAACCGAACCGATAACGCCCCACGTAATACCCCAGCTTGAGCACCTCCATACCGATACCAATGGCGGTCGCCTTGTTCTGCCACCAGTTCCACGCCGACCAGTCGGGCGTTGGTGCAGCCACGAAGGTATAGCGCAAACCGGAACCCCGAAACACGGACCACCACGAATAATTTACGCGCAGCAGGTGCTGCGGGTCGCTGACCACCAACACATGGTGGATGCCGTTCGCCTCCATCCAGCGGCGCATCACCAGCGCCTCGGTCCACGTGCTGTCTGCGCTGCGGTCGACATGAATCGAAATGCCTTTCAGGTCACTCGTGGCATCCTGCAACACATGCGGCAACGGAAGAATCAGCATCAAGGTGTCGGCATAACCCGCAAGGAGCAAGTCCTTGCCCCGCGCATAACGATGACCGGGGTCTTCGCCCAGCACCACCACCGCATCGGCGGCCACCGGCTCGCTTGCCGGCCACGTCATGATCGCCCCCAGACTCAGCCAGAGCGTCCACACCAGTGCCACCAGCAAAGCAAGCAGGCGCACCCAGAAAAACAACCTGCGGATCAATTTAGAAGCAAAGGAGCTCAGCACGCAAGACTCACGAAAGCAGTTCCCCATATACCGCCAAGGTTTTGGCGACAACGATACTTTCATCAAACTCCGCCAGCGCCTTGATCCGGGCCGCCTGGCCCAGACGTTCGCCCAGCATGGGGTCATCCTGCAGGCGGGCAATCGCAGCAGCCAGCGATGCCGCATCGTGCACCGGTACCAGCAAGCCATCCACGCCATCGCTCACTACCTCGCGGCAGCCCGGCACATCTGTCGTTACCAAGGGCAGCGCGCAGGCGCCGGCCTCGATCAAACCCTTGGGCAAGCCTTCGCGAAAACTGGGCAGAATTACCGCGTCGACCGTGGCAAACAGTCCAGGCATGTCGTCAACATGCCCCAGCCAGTGCACCAGGCCTTCAGCCACCCAGCCACGCACCTGCGCCTCGGGCACCGCCGCCGGGTTGCCCGGGTCCGGGTCGCCAGCCAGCAAAAAGTCGATGGTCCGCCCTTGCGCACGCAATCGGGAAGCTGCCTCGACATATTCGCCAACACCCTTGTCCCACAGCAAGCGCGCCGCCAGCAGCACACGGAAGCGTTCACCACGCCGACGTTCCGGGGTCGGCACAAAGCGGCGGCAATCCACCCCGGAGCCGGGAATCAGGCGAATCGCCGCAGGATCGGCCAAGCGCGCTTTCTTGAACAGGCTCACATCGTCCGGGTTCTGCAAAATCAGGCGCGCCGCCTTGCCATCAAGGGCAAGACGCATCAGCGTCCGCACCACCGGCCGCAGCAATCTCGCCTTCAAATCGCTGCTGCTGAAGACATAACCCATGCCCGCCACGGCATTGACCCGCGGTATCCCGGTCAGGCGTGCGGCCAGCGAACCATAGACCGCGCACTTGATCGTAAAGCCGTGCACAAGATCGACCCGCTCCTCGAAAAACAGACGTTTCAGCCAGTTGACCAGAGCGAGTTCACGCAGAGGATTCAGGCTGCGCCGCTCCATCGGCGCCGCCACCCAGCTAAACCCCAGCGCCCGCAGCTTTTCACCATAAGGTCCGGGCGGCGAAACCAGCAACACCTCATGCCCTGCCTCGCGCAGCGCCAAGGCCAGCGAACGGCGAAAGTTATACAGATACCACTCCGTATTGGCGAACAGGGCAATTTTCAAAAAAACGCTTCCAGAGGATAAAAACGATACGGCAGCCAATATTGGGAATGGTCAGCAAAATTCAGCCACACGAACTGAACCAGACCGTAATACAACAGGACGCCCGCCACCGGGCCGGCCACATCCCTTACCGTCCGTTTGCTGACCACATCGGGGAAATGCGAAAAAACCACCAGTTGCAAGGGCAGCATGTACAACGCGATACGGTCGATTGCGGTCGACGCCGGAGAAACCAGAAAAATGCCGAACAAACCAATCGAGATCAAGGCAAACCACAACCACAACTTGCGCTCGGCTTCAGCAAACCGGAACCTGTCGCGCAAAAGAAGCAGGATCAACGCAGGCAGCAGGTTCATGGCCAGGCGGATCATCGCACCACTCGACTGGTATTCAGCCTCGACATAATTCTTGTATAGGCTTTCAGCGGCATCTTCCAGAAAAAGAAAATAACCCAGCGCAACAGAACCCGCACCCCAGGCAAACGCCAGCATGCGGTTGCGCGCCGCAGCCAGCGCCGCGATCGGCAGCAACAACACCGCCGTCTTGTGAAATGTCGCCGCCAGCATCACCCAAAAAACAAACCGACCCGGCGCTCCCTTGCCCAGCGCCACCAGACCGAGCATCGCCAGGCCCAGCGCGATGCCCTGCCGGCTGTAACCCATGGCAACGACAATCACCAGATAAGGCATCGCGACCGAGAGCGCCAGCCACGGTCGGGGCAAATGGCGGCAAAAAACAACCAGCCCCACGGCGAAAAGCGCGCCGCCCATCAGGTTAACCCCGAAAACATCCCAATTCATTTCAACGCTCAGCCAGTTGATGATTTGGTAGCCCGGATCGCTCATCAAGACCACTTCGTCCAACGTGACACCACGCACATCGTTCAAGTAATGAAAATAATTGAACCAGTCCCCGCCCACCTCGTAGCGATAACCGATCAGCAGCGTCATAACCGCCGCCACTGCAACCCAGGCTTCGTTCAGACGCGCGGAAACACTCGACGGCCTGCTACGCGCCCGATCCACCTCGCTCATCAACGCCACAATCGCCGGCACCACGAACATCAACCAATATGGCCACATCTCAGGAATTCGCCTCCAGCCAGGCCTGGAACATCAGCACGCTCCACAATTTGGGCGTCCAGTCATGGCGTCCGCTCAGGTGCTCCCGCCACTTCTCACGAATCGGCCCCGGGTTCAAGTAGCCTTCGCGTGTTAGCCGGTTTTCATCGAGTAGCGCTTCGGCCCAGTCGCGCAAGGGTCCGCGCAACCACTGCCCGACCGGAATGGCAAAACCCGCCTTCGGCCTTTCGATCAGCCCGCGCGGCACATACTTGTAGAGAATCTGGCGCAAGGCCCATTTTCCCTCGTTGCCGCGAATCTTCATCGACAGCGGCAACTGCCAAGCAAGTTCGGCCACCCGATGATCAAGAAACGGCATGCGGGTTTCCAGGCTGACCGCCATGGCGGCGCGGTCCACCTTGCACAAAATGTCATCCGGCAGATAAGTCCGGCTATCCTGATACATCATGCGCAGCGAACTCCCCTCCACTCCGCTTTCCGGTAAGGCATCTGCCAACAGGCTGGCAGGTTCTATAAGCTGGGTGCCTGCTGAGCGCACCAGCAGTTCCGGTGCCGGCCATTCCGAAACCAGGCTCAAATAAAGATCATCGAGGTTGTGCACGCTACCTAGGCGGGCAGCGAGCTTGTGCGCCTTTTCACCGACATTGGCGATCCCGGCGGTGCCCGGCAACAAACGGTTGAGCGCCCCACCCAACGAATCCCAGCCACCCACCGGCACACCGGCAATCGCCACCCCCAACGCACGGCGCACGGGGTAAGGCAGCCAGGCAAGCCGGTTCCAGATGCGCGGCCCCCAAAAATAACGGTTATAGCCGCCGAACAACTCATCGCCCGCATCGCCGGAAAGCGCCACCGTGACCTGCTGGCGCGCGGCCTGGCAGACGAGATGGGTGGGAATCTGTGACGAATCGGCAAACGGTTCGTCGTACATCGCCGGCAACTTGCCGATCACCGCCCGCGCCTCGGCGGCGCTGACGAACATTTCCGAATGCTCGGTGCCCAGGTGTCGCGCCACCGCCCGCGCGTGCGGCGATTCATCGAACCCCGACTCTTCGAAACCGATGGTGAATGTCTTCACTGGCCGCGATGCCTGCGCCTGCATCAAGGCGACAATCGCCGATGAATCCACCCCGCCCGAGAGAAAAGCGCCCAAAGGCACATCCGCCAGCGATTGCAGACGAACCGCATCGCGCAAGCGTTCATCCAGCGCGGCCAGTGCTTCGCCTTCATCCACCAGTGGGTGCCGCGCCCCGTCTTCAACCACCTGAGCCAGCGACCACCAGCACGACAAGGTAAGGCCTTGATAAGCGGCTGGCGGGCGTAACGGCTCGGCCGGGGCCGATGCCGGCGGCTGGCCGTGAAGGCTCAACAGACAACCCGGTTCCAGCTTGTAGATGCCCTGATAAATGCTGCGCGGCGCCGGTACGTAGGTAAAGCGGAAATACTGCAACAGCGCCTCGCGACAAACCGGGTTGGCAAACCCGGGGTAAGCCCGCAGCGCCTTCAACTCCGACCCGAACACGAAGGCATCATTGGCCCAGCCGTAATACAGCGGCTTCTCGCCAAAACGGTCACGCGCCAGGTGCAGCGTACGTTCGTGCTTGTCCCACAGCGCGATGGCAAACACGCCCACCGTTCTGGTCAGCGTCGCTTCCACCCCCCAATGCTCGAAGCCAGCGAGCAGCGTCTCGGTATCCGAATGGCCGCGCCAGGCCGGCGCTGTTGCGGTCGACGCCAATTCGGCACGCAATTCCAGGTAGTTGTATATCTCGCCATTGAAAGCAATGACGAAGCGCCCGCCGGCCGAAGCCATCGGCTGATGCCCGGCGGGCGACAGGTCGATGATGGAAAGGCGCCGGTGGCCCAGCGCGATGCCCGCCTCGGCATCCGCCCACGCGCCGGCATCATCCGGGCCGCGCTGCTGGACGGCCAGCGCCATGCGCGTGACCAGCGCCTCCAGGCTACCCTGCGCGGTGCCGCACGCCGTCAATAATCCTGCTACACCGCACATACGCTACTAATTCTCTAAATGGCTATTTGTATTTTGAGGTTGAAAATCCAACACCAACATGGGTTTGCACCAGGCCCTTTTCGTGCAAAACATGATCGCTCTCAAGAGGAGATGGGCAGTTTAGCCGGCTGAATCAGGCACTCCGCTGGTATCCCCAGTTTCTCGTGCAGCTTCCAGATCATGTTCAGCGTCAGTGGGCGCTTGCGGTTCAGAATCTCATAGACGCGGTTCAGTCGGCCGATGGCCGGCACCAGGTCCTTGGGCGTTAGTCCGGCCTGATCCATGCGGAACTTGATGGCCTCGACCGGGTCCGGCAGATCGATCGGATAATGCTTGGCTTCATAGGCCGCCACAAGCGTCAACAGGATCTCAAAGCGATCCCCATCAGGTGTGCCCGGAATTGGCTCCTCGTCGAAATAGGCTGAGACTTCGCGTAGCGCGGCCTTGTAGTCATCTTCAGTGCGGATCGGGCGAATTTCCATCTCATACCTCCATTTCAACGGTTTCAGCGGCTATGGCGTCGTATTCCTTGTGAGTGCCAATGAATTTCACATAGACCGCTTGATAGTGATAGGCAACGGAAACCACCAATCGGTAATCGTTGCCCTTGATGTTGAACACCACGCGACGATTCTTGAGAATGCTCGCACTCCGGCACTGCGCCTTGATTTCAGAGGGCTGCAGCCATGTCGCCTTTCTGGCTTCATCAACCCAGGACTTGAGTGCTTGCTCGGGATCCGGATGCCTTTCCCAGAAGGCCCGCAGGAATTTAATGGCCACGATGTTCATGGAGAATTATAGTCCCATTGTGGGATACATCAACTTTTCCCGGCGGCTGCGCGCAGTACGTTGGCCAATACTGGAAGATTGCGTCGCAGCGAGTAATGCTGCTCCACACGTTCCCTGGCAGCGCGACCCATCTCGATACGGCGTGCTCGCCCATCGCGCAACGATCTGAAAGCAGCCAGCCACTCATCCGGCGTCGAAGCCAGCAAGCCACATTCATTTGTGACAACTTCCACATTGGCACCCACGGCAGAAGCGACAACTGGCACACCACAGGCCATGTACTGAATGAGCTTGAAAGCGCACTTGCCTTTAGCCCAGTCATCGTCTGGCAGTGGCATTACGCCAACATCGAATGTGCTGATCAAATCAATCTCGGTCGACTCCTGCCAGTTGATTTCAACCACCGACACATTCGGGATAACCGGCGCCTTTCCCCCAATCACCACAAATCGTACCTGGCCTTCAAGCCCGAGCAACGATAAAGGTGCCACCAGTTCGGCCAAATAGGGCGCCGTCGATGGCGAACCGATCCAGCCAACCGTAAACACTGCCTCAGAGCGGTCACGCGCACTGGGAATGTAACGCTCCGTATCTACCACGGTCGGGAGATAGTATTCCTTGCTGTTGAATTGCCGCG
This window of the Candidatus Dechloromonas phosphoritropha genome carries:
- a CDS encoding glycosyltransferase; this translates as MIRVLGLALYGPLAASTRYRLGQYVPGLAGEGIELKIVHLLGDDYLRRRFSGEAWPVGSMLRAGVGRFADLLGQSDFDVAMLHCELYPFLPGGIERALIRIPYVYDFDDAFYLKYRSGAKRLFKPFLGSKFDKVIAGAAGITAGNSTLANYARQFNSKEYYLPTVVDTERYIPSARDRSEAVFTVGWIGSPSTAPYLAELVAPLSLLGLEGQVRFVVIGGKAPVIPNVSVVEINWQESTEIDLISTFDVGVMPLPDDDWAKGKCAFKLIQYMACGVPVVASAVGANVEVVTNECGLLASTPDEWLAAFRSLRDGRARRIEMGRAARERVEQHYSLRRNLPVLANVLRAAAGKS
- a CDS encoding transcriptional regulator, whose product is MEIRPIRTEDDYKAALREVSAYFDEEPIPGTPDGDRFEILLTLVAAYEAKHYPIDLPDPVEAIKFRMDQAGLTPKDLVPAIGRLNRVYEILNRKRPLTLNMIWKLHEKLGIPAECLIQPAKLPISS
- the asnB gene encoding asparagine synthase (glutamine-hydrolyzing) — its product is MCGVAGLLTACGTAQGSLEALVTRMALAVQQRGPDDAGAWADAEAGIALGHRRLSIIDLSPAGHQPMASAGGRFVIAFNGEIYNYLELRAELASTATAPAWRGHSDTETLLAGFEHWGVEATLTRTVGVFAIALWDKHERTLHLARDRFGEKPLYYGWANDAFVFGSELKALRAYPGFANPVCREALLQYFRFTYVPAPRSIYQGIYKLEPGCLLSLHGQPPASAPAEPLRPPAAYQGLTLSCWWSLAQVVEDGARHPLVDEGEALAALDERLRDAVRLQSLADVPLGAFLSGGVDSSAIVALMQAQASRPVKTFTIGFEESGFDESPHARAVARHLGTEHSEMFVSAAEARAVIGKLPAMYDEPFADSSQIPTHLVCQAARQQVTVALSGDAGDELFGGYNRYFWGPRIWNRLAWLPYPVRRALGVAIAGVPVGGWDSLGGALNRLLPGTAGIANVGEKAHKLAARLGSVHNLDDLYLSLVSEWPAPELLVRSAGTQLIEPASLLADALPESGVEGSSLRMMYQDSRTYLPDDILCKVDRAAMAVSLETRMPFLDHRVAELAWQLPLSMKIRGNEGKWALRQILYKYVPRGLIERPKAGFAIPVGQWLRGPLRDWAEALLDENRLTREGYLNPGPIREKWREHLSGRHDWTPKLWSVLMFQAWLEANS
- a CDS encoding YdcF family protein, which gives rise to MLSSFASKLIRRLFFWVRLLALLVALVWTLWLSLGAIMTWPASEPVAADAVVVLGEDPGHRYARGKDLLLAGYADTLMLILPLPHVLQDATSDLKGISIHVDRSADSTWTEALVMRRWMEANGIHHVLVVSDPQHLLRVNYSWWSVFRGSGLRYTFVAAPTPDWSAWNWWQNKATAIGIGMEVLKLGYYVGRYRFGWGE
- a CDS encoding undecaprenyl/decaprenyl-phosphate alpha-N-acetylglucosaminyl 1-phosphate transferase, with product MEIGMTSFSPLWWVLLSSALSAFFVVALIAPARRFDLVDHPAGRKNHAVPTPLVGGVAIFLSLALTQWLAGLLPGQSGSLMFALVITMAIGVADDAREIGHRSKFFAQLIAGLLVVSGTEVHVMHLGDMFAIGDVVLGKWSYLVTVIAIIGLMNAINMIDGVDGLAGTQVLISLLVFLTVALVAGNTRLVMELMILAGAVAGFLIFNLRSPWRKRALVFMGDTGGLLLGLLLAWYSIRLAGGMNASPLRPITAVWIIAVPLLDMGAVMFLRMTQHKSPFYADRQHLHYVLLDGGLSVSQVVWLKAAASVTFSLLATSAQAHGVPEAAMFGVFVALLLGYMVLLARPAVVLKALGSLVSSAKAQDSSG
- a CDS encoding O-antigen ligase family protein, whose translation is MHASARPASSEAGLSFSGVALLAALLAFAPLIKGGNRPLPLIILESAAVVLLCLLLTRPHFGNQLPRTLLAALTVLVALPLIQLIPIPMSLWEYLPGRRYYAEAMSGVGVTQDFRVASLLRNVTEAAWLTLLVPIAVFLATLATDQQRLKYLVNLFIGLALLQAIIGLAQFGTGSLSVLWPEPGARFASVSANGTYANSNHLAGLLEMALPVVLGLLIAHLQLGGGKKFHPIQQSSIRQRISRLFSSGIRFNLVALYAAAGLGILLGIVFSRSRTGIALAMLGILLSSLVFGSRVGGKRSSRIITVFMVIGSALVLEIGLAPVLARFASQGASDPYRWSVYTSTLQGIREFFPLGSGFGTYPTVFRRFQPGDVPEFVNHAHNDYLEWLFEGGLPAALLMLVFLALYLLRWRQIWPREDYWLPYDFKRISAGIALLLMGLHGLIDFNLHIPANAVFFAFLAGVFFHPEAPARQVPGTPPKKVPVIARPEPPPVTVAKPQPANDQVHNPFAD
- a CDS encoding glycosyltransferase family 4 protein, which encodes MKIALFANTEWYLYNFRRSLALALREAGHEVLLVSPPGPYGEKLRALGFSWVAAPMERRSLNPLRELALVNWLKRLFFEERVDLVHGFTIKCAVYGSLAARLTGIPRVNAVAGMGYVFSSSDLKARLLRPVVRTLMRLALDGKAARLILQNPDDVSLFKKARLADPAAIRLIPGSGVDCRRFVPTPERRRGERFRVLLAARLLWDKGVGEYVEAASRLRAQGRTIDFLLAGDPDPGNPAAVPEAQVRGWVAEGLVHWLGHVDDMPGLFATVDAVILPSFREGLPKGLIEAGACALPLVTTDVPGCREVVSDGVDGLLVPVHDAASLAAAIARLQDDPMLGERLGQAARIKALAEFDESIVVAKTLAVYGELLS
- a CDS encoding type II toxin-antitoxin system HigB family toxin — translated: MNIVAIKFLRAFWERHPDPEQALKSWVDEARKATWLQPSEIKAQCRSASILKNRRVVFNIKGNDYRLVVSVAYHYQAVYVKFIGTHKEYDAIAAETVEMEV
- a CDS encoding EpsG family protein, which gives rise to MWPYWLMFVVPAIVALMSEVDRARSRPSSVSARLNEAWVAVAAVMTLLIGYRYEVGGDWFNYFHYLNDVRGVTLDEVVLMSDPGYQIINWLSVEMNWDVFGVNLMGGALFAVGLVVFCRHLPRPWLALSVAMPYLVIVVAMGYSRQGIALGLAMLGLVALGKGAPGRFVFWVMLAATFHKTAVLLLPIAALAAARNRMLAFAWGAGSVALGYFLFLEDAAESLYKNYVEAEYQSSGAMIRLAMNLLPALILLLLRDRFRFAEAERKLWLWFALISIGLFGIFLVSPASTAIDRIALYMLPLQLVVFSHFPDVVSKRTVRDVAGPVAGVLLYYGLVQFVWLNFADHSQYWLPYRFYPLEAFF